One region of Mus pahari chromosome 16, PAHARI_EIJ_v1.1, whole genome shotgun sequence genomic DNA includes:
- the LOC110333706 gene encoding zinc finger protein 431-like: MNSVTYKDVHLNFTQEEWALLDPSQKKLYKDVMLETYSNLNAIGFNWEVQNIEEHYQSSRRHRRRERSQSAEKPSEYTQCGKAFALHADSHAQRNERIHTEKIPSEVTQCVEDFLPYISLQIHKRTQTGQKPYECSQCGKGFTMHSHLKMHDRIHTREKPYKCNQCDKAFSQKHSLQIHIRIHTGEKPYKCNQCDKAFSNKHNLQTHIRIHTGEKPYKCNQCDKAFSQSTHLQTHRRTHTGEKPFKCNECDKAFAKHFHLQNHKRTHTREKPYKCNQCDQAFSQHSNLQVHRRTHTGEKPYKCNECDKAFSQYGNLQTHRRKHTGEKPYKCTQCHETFSQHSNLQTHRRTHTREKPYKCNQCDKAFSKCFHLKS, encoded by the exons ATG AATTCAGTGACTTATAAGGACGTGCATTTGAACTTCACTCAAGAGGAGTGGGCTCTgctggatccttcccagaagaaGCTCTACAAAGATGTCATGTTGGAGACCTACAGCAACCTCAATGCTATAG gCTTTAATTGGGAAGTCCAAAATATTGAAGAACATTATCAAAGTTCTAGAAGACACAGAAG GCGTGAAAGGAGTCAGAGTGCAGAGAAACCCTCTGAATATactcaatgtggtaaagcctttgctttACACGCTGACAGTCATGCCCAAAGGAATGAAAGGATTCATACAGAAAAGATTCCGTCTGAAGTTACTCAGTGTGTCGAAGACTTTTTACCTTATATAAGtctccaaatacataaaagaacacaaactGGACaaaaaccctatgaatgtagTCAATGTGGTAAAGGATTTACAATGCACAGTCATCTTAAAATGCATGATAGAATTCATAccagagagaaaccctacaaatgtaatcaatgtgataaagccttttccCAGAAACATAGTCTCCAAATACATataagaatacatactggagaaaagccctacaaatgtaatcaatgtgataaagccttttccAATAAACATAATCTCCAAACACATataagaatacatactggagaaaagccctacaaatgtaatcaatgtgataaagccttttcccaatccactcatctccaaactcatagaagaacacatactggagagaaacccttcaaatgtaatgaatgtgataaagcctttgcaAAACACTTTCACCtccaaaatcataaaagaacacataccagggagaagccttacaaatgtaatcaatgtgacCAAGCATTTTCACAACACAGTAATCTCCAAGTTCATAGAAGAACACATaccggagagaaaccctacaaatgtaatgaatgtgataaagccttttccCAATACGGTAATCTCCaaactcatagaagaaaacatactGGAGAAAAGCCTTACAAATGTACTCAATGTCACGAAACCTTTTCACAACACAGTAATCTCCAAACTCATAGAAGAACACATACtcgagagaaaccctacaaatgtaatcaatgtgataaagccttttcaAAATGCTTTCACCtcaaatcataa